In Mesotoga sp. UBA6090, the genomic stretch AAATGGGACGGATATAGGCTAAGTTTCCGTACTCTCCAAAGTGAAGCTTGATTGCAACAAGCTTGCCGGCCTCAATTACGTCTTCAAGACCGGCTCTCTTCACAAGAGCCTCGACCTTCGAAAGAAGTCCCATCTGGGGAGTGGTCTCCATATCAGTAAAGAATACCGTGGCCATGCTTTTCCCTCTCTTTCAAATGGAATCAGTACTGAAAACAACCGAATCACCACCGGCTTGCGGATTTTCGAAATAGTCATTTTCGTCTGCCTCTTGGAGTAATATTCTCAATGTTACCATATCTGGAATCTCCACTTCTCTCCAATGCTGGAGAATCGGGCTTGCAGCAACATGGAAGAAAACAAAGTAGTGAATGTTTTGCATAGAACCCAGCTGAATTGGAATGGAAAACAGTCATCGAGAGTTTTTTATTAGAAAGTGATGCCATTAGTCGAGACTGACAGAGAAATCCTCAAAAAAAGCTGGTTGAAGCTACAGATGCGTCCTCAAGTCTTACTCCCAGAATCTCCTATAAACCTTTCGTAGCCTTAGCAGATTATCCGCGACGCCTTGTTCATCGTAATTTTTTGCTGCCGCCTCAATCACGAAACCGATCTCGGAAATCTCTTCAACACCATACATCCTGCCGGAACCCTTAAGGCTATGGCCCTCTCTGGAGATGAAACCCATGTCCTTTTTCTCGAGGGCGCTCTGGATATTGGCGATAGTCTTGTCAATGTGTTTCCCATACTCGACGAACATGGCGGTCGCCTCTTCCATAGATAGCCCCATGTCCTTTGCGAAGAAACTGATACTGTCTGATGAATGCTTTGCAGTACCCGGCTTGGAAAAGCCGTCGGTTCTTCTGTTTCCGTTCTTTCCGTAAACACCAAGGTGGTAACGAACAACCTCGAGAAGATCATATTGTTTAACAGGTTTCCCAAGGAAGCCATCACACCCGGCCTCGATAGTCTTTTCCTCATCTCCCTGCATAGTGTGAGCCGTCAAGGCAACGATGGGTATCTTGTAACCTTCTTCTCTAACTTTCTTTGTGGCTTCATAACCGTCCATAACAGGCATTTGTATATCCATCAGAACGAGATTGTAATTGTTTCTCCTTATTTTTTCCACGGCCTCTTTACCGTTGCCGGCAAGATCGACGGAATAACCTGCCTTTTCAAGCACTTCTTTTATCAACAGCTGGTTGGCTTCATTATCTTCAGTCAGCAGAATCTTATACTTGTCGCTTGTAGATTTAGGCTTGAGTTCGAAATAATTGCCGACTTTGCTTAGAAACTCATCTTCCTTTACCGGTTTCTGAATTATTTCATCGGCCCTGTCGCCAAACTGGACCTCATCCTTGGAAGCATCTGTTATTACTATTATGGCAGCTTCATCGATCCCGTCAAGAGCAGTCAGAGCTTCGCTTGCGTTCTTCGGAGTATCCACAATTACAAGAGATGCACCGAGCTCTCTCGCCGCTCTCGAGAGATTGGCTAGATTCGTTACGGGCTCAAAGCGTACGCCGTTTCTCCCCAACATCGAGCCGACAATAATAAGGAAATCCTCATTTTCCGATGCTACGATGACCTTTCCCGATGCAGGGATTTCGGTCTTTTCCTTCTGCTTTGGTATTTCCGTTGAAACCTGTGAAGGTATTCTCACAGTTACTTTCGAACCTTCACCAACTTTACTCTCAAACCTAATGGTTCCACCCATCAATTCAATGATCTTCTTCGTTATGGCCAGGCCAAGGCCCGTTCCGCCGAATTTCCTTGACATTGTTCCATCGGCCTGGATGAAGGGTTCGAAAATCTTGTCAATTTCATCTCTGGAGACCCCGAAGCCTGTGTCTTGAACGACATAAATCAGGTGTTTCCCGTCGTAGTCAAGAAGTATGGAGACATATCCCTTCTCCGTAAATTTCAGACCGTTTGAGATCAGGTTTGTCAGAACCTGTCTCATCCTGAACTCGTCACCGTTGACATATTCCGGAACTCTTTCGGTTATGCTGTTAGCAAAATGCAGACCCTTTGAATATGCCATCGGGAGATATGTTTCGGTTAACTCTTTGACCAGTTTCGATGGGCTGTAAGGGGAGATCATAAGGTCGAAACGGGCCGCTTCAATTTTGGAGAGATCGAGCACATCGTTGATAAGGCTTAGAAGATGCTCTCCACTTCTGTAAATAGTCTTCAAATACTTCATTTTCTCAAGATTTGTCTCCTCGTTCATCAGAAGCTCGGCAAAGCCGAGGATTGCATTCATGGGAGTCCTCATCTCGTGAGACATGTTGGCCAAAAATTCCGATTTCATCTTGCTCGCCTGCTGGGCCTCTTTTGAAACCTTTCTGAGCAACTCGTTGGAGTTCTTAAGTCTGTCCAGCGTCTTCTCTATAAACCCCATTGTGTTGTTCAGCTCGGAGGCAATCTCTCCAAGTTCGTCATTTGAATTGAGTTTCACCCGTGAAAAGGATCCCTTCTTTATCGACTCAAATCCCTTCAGCAGTTCCGAGAGGGCCTTGGATATATGGGCGTTAAGAGAGAAAGAGAGCACGAAGGAGAATCCAAATACACCCAGTACAACGATGCTCAGAATCGGAAGAAGTCTGTTTCTGAGCATCACTAGAAGGCCTTCAGACTGAAGAACATAGATATCTGCGCCGCCGATCGAAACCTTGTCTACCAAGAAGAGCGAACCAGAGGAAAAGAGAGAAAAGGCCGGTCTTGGCTCGCTTACGGAAAATGGTATTTCGCTTGACCATCTCTCCTCGTCAAGTACCGTCCTTACGTAAAGGCCGGAGTCTGAGAATTCTCTGGAAATTACGAAGTAATCATCGATAAGAAGAAAAGCAGTCCCATCCTGTCCTAGAAAGGACGAAAGGCTCTCTATATCATCGTTGTCGAAAACTATTCCGACCATGTACGGCGATTCGTTGCTGATCACTGTAGAGAAGTAAACAAGCTGTCTTTCAAGCATTTTGAAGCCGTTTCCAGAGTTTTCAAGTTCATCGATTTCCTCTTCGGAAAGCGCTGGCCTGTTTAGAATAATATCTCTTTCTTCCCCGAGTCGGACGAGTACGTCATATTCATTGTCCAACTCGCCTTCGAGAGCGTACCCGTCAACAAAGAGCTTCATGTCTCTGCGCAGATCGATAAACCACTGAAAGACCGATTGCTTCTTAGAGCTAAGAAAGCTCTTGTATTCATCCGTGGCCGTGCGAACGAATGTAATCGAAACCAGTGTGACGAGTACAGTCAATACTGCCAGAACGAAAAGCAGAAACTGAAGAGAGACCTTTTTGCTAAGCTTTCTCATCGCAGATCTCCGCCCCCTTTTCTGAATCGAACTGCCTTATCTCATCACATGTCAATGTTGAACTCCCATTTGATGGCTGTTCTACTTCCGTTTAGAACAACAGAATAGTAGATTGACGTATCGAGATAAATCGAAAGAGCAACCACAAGCCTCTTTGAATCCGTCAGGATAAATGGATCATACCTTGCAGTTTGGATAAGAAAATCGTCCCCAACTATGTAAAGATCTGCCCAGACCCTGTCCACTGGTTCGCCACGTTTACATTTCCCGGTTACTGTCACATTCAGAAACGATACTTCCGAAGAGCTCTCCGGTAGCTCAAAGAACAAGAGTCCTACGAGATCATCGATTGGGATACCCAGTTCCGAAACGGCTTCATAGGGAATCGCAGTAACAGTTGCAACATTGCCGTCTTCCATCTCAAAGCCTCTCGAGTCAGCACTATAGTAGCCGTCCTTGAGGCTCTCGATCGTTTCTATATTCACAGCGAGGCCAGCGGATACAAGAGCAATAAACAAAACCAAGAGAAGTCTCAGAAACCTCACCTACCCTTACTCACTAAGAAGGAGCTGCCTTGAAGCCATTATAGTACGGGAAGGTTGGATATCGAAAGAACAGAAGCTCTCAAACCGGAGTATCGAAGTTCAGAGTCGATTTGTTTTCAGACTATTGCAGTTTCTTATTGCTAAAGCGGAAGGCTATTCTTTGGGGCCAATCAATGAATTAAGAAATCCAATAAGCTCTTCGTTTTCCACTCCGCTTGCTTCCCTCTCAATAATCTCGGTGGGAGTAAGCGACAATCCATAGTATTCTCTGTTTGTTTCGGTGTCCTGGCGTACAATCGAACCGCCCAGCGAGACACCGGCGAAGATGCCGTTGCTGACCGAATAAGAGTAGATGGCAGCTTCCAGTTTGTAATCAGTATCGGCAGAGAGAGTCTTGCCTGTAGGCCCGGCCGAAATCGAGGCGTTTCCGCCAAGGGTAACGTTATTGCTTAGAAAACCTTCAACACCCTTCTCATTCATAATGACAAGCACCAGACCACTCTTTTGAACACCGGCCTGAAATCCGTAGCTTATGCCGTATAGCTTAAGGAACAATGGCCCATACCAACGGCCATCTTCTCCTCTCTTGAGCAGAAAACCCTCTCCGAACTGCCCGCCGAATCCAAGCGCGGCTTTCACCATCTCAGGGTAAATCACTATTCCGTTGGACTTGCTCATCAACTCAGCAAAAGACCCACTGTCTTCCGTTTCCGAAAGCTCTTGAAGAATGCTTAGGGCATTTTGAATCCGTTCTTTGGGCAAGCTTGCTCCGAATGCCATTAAAGAAGCCATAAGAATCACCACCACTAAAAGTCTTTTCAAGTCAATCCCCCCTCCCGGTGTACCGAATCTACTTCACTCTAAGAAAAATCTCCTGCCTTTCCTGGCCGAAGGTTACGCTAGACAATCTGAACTCTCCCTTTGAGGATATTCTTAGAATATCGGTGTTGTTGACAACGACGTTCTGATACTGGAAGTATGGCAAGTCCTGAACTATTGGAGAGAAGCTTCCCTTTGAGTCGGTTACGCCATAAAGAAATCGCAAAGCATCGAGTACCTCTGATTTGATCACAGCAACCGTCACGTAGCCTCCCTTAACTTCACTCTGAGGGAAGTCTTTTGAGAAGATCTCTCTCCCTTCCCCGTTATAGACTGCAACAGTAAGCTGAGGCTTTCCTGAAACGTCGAGCTTGATCTTGCTGAAATCGATCTCACTCTCCTCAATTCCAGAAAGAGCAAGGATCTCTTCCCGAGAAAGCGAGATTCGTTCCTCAGGCTGGGCTGTCTTCTCGCCGCAAGAGGATACAAGAAGCATCATCAGTGAAGTTAAGATTAGAAAGGTGACAATACAGCTTTTGCGTACAGTTTGCTTCATACTACCTCCATCATCTTATCAGAACAGTCAGTGATCAAAAAGTCGCAGACTCCCCTAACCTTGTGGAGCAAATTCGGATCGTTCAGCGTCCAGAGAGAGATTCTAGTTCCGCCTTCACGCACCTTCAGCAACATGGAGAGGCCCTTTTCCACTCCCAGGTATTCGAAGAGATCTTTATTAAGATTCACTGAGTAGGGCTTGTACTTCTTGATGACACCCGCTAGATACTCTTCGCCGCCGACTTGAAGGATCTCTTTATCTATTATAGGGGCAATCATTGGTTTACCGACGAACTCCTGGGTGAATGCAAGCAAACAATCATGATGAAAAGAGGAGAACATGGTTCTCTCAACCGCGTCAAACCTCTTGATAATCTTTATTACTTGCGGGACGGCTTCAACGGCCTTGATTTCGACATCAATAAATGTTTCTTCGGGAAGCTCTTTGTAAACAGTTTCGAGAGTAGTTATAGAATCAAATCCAATCAGGTCCATCTTGTCCAATTCGGTGAGTGTCGTTTCAGACAGCTTGACATCTAATCCCATAGTTCTCTTGAGATCGGGATCGTGATTCAGGATCACCGCACCGTCCTTCGTAAGCCTTACGTCGAGCTCGATGCCATGTGCGCCAAAGGACAGACTCTCCTCAAAAGACTTCAGCGTATTCTCGTATCTGCCCTTTCCCATACCCCTATGAGCTAAAACCAACAAGAAATCGCCTCCAAAAACGGCAAATAGCGTTGCTGAATTCATTTTACTTTGTAAGTTTAACTCAGTCAAGGTATTCGAAGGGAAGAACACGCAAGCATACTGATGTGGGTAAAGATCCGCTGGTCGCTTGCCAGAAGACGCTGAACGCTGTGAAGAGCCATCCTTAGTCAAGAACCGCTCTTTACAACAATAGTTCGCAACGCTCTTGCGAGACCCTAGACCCCACTACCCTAGACCCGGCTCATACGTTCTTTTCTCGGAGGACGGTGAACGGACAACCTTGTCTAATTTGACTGACCTGCGTCAGCAGACTGGATCTTTTTGCCTCATGGCGTGCAAGCACCGGCATCACTTCCTGGGATGCTCTTCCCAAAGGATGGCCGACCGTTTAACTTTGTCCTTTCCCGCCACTAACTTGCACTGTCCGACCACGGTCTTCTTGAATCCTACCAAAAGCCCGCTACCATGATTCCAACAACTTTTATTCATCTTTATCCGGCAGGACTTTCGCCAGATGTGGAATGATCGCAATCGAGACCTTTTCTCCCTCGGCAAAGACCTTTTTTTCGGCAGGGTTATCGATCTGAACGAGTATCTCTCCATGATCGGTCGTCACAAAGGATTCGAGGCTTCCTCCAAGGTATATGTTTGTCGCAACCTGGCCCTCTATAATCCCCTTGCTTGGATCGACGAGTTTAAGAGATTCCGGCCTTGCCATAATGACTGCGCTATCTCCGGGTGACATCTCAGGAGAAAACTTGAGAACCTCCACA encodes the following:
- a CDS encoding lipid-binding SYLF domain-containing protein — its product is MKRLLVVVILMASLMAFGASLPKERIQNALSILQELSETEDSGSFAELMSKSNGIVIYPEMVKAALGFGGQFGEGFLLKRGEDGRWYGPLFLKLYGISYGFQAGVQKSGLVLVIMNEKGVEGFLSNNVTLGGNASISAGPTGKTLSADTDYKLEAAIYSYSVSNGIFAGVSLGGSIVRQDTETNREYYGLSLTPTEIIEREASGVENEELIGFLNSLIGPKE
- a CDS encoding hybrid sensor histidine kinase/response regulator, whose amino-acid sequence is MRKLSKKVSLQFLLFVLAVLTVLVTLVSITFVRTATDEYKSFLSSKKQSVFQWFIDLRRDMKLFVDGYALEGELDNEYDVLVRLGEERDIILNRPALSEEEIDELENSGNGFKMLERQLVYFSTVISNESPYMVGIVFDNDDIESLSSFLGQDGTAFLLIDDYFVISREFSDSGLYVRTVLDEERWSSEIPFSVSEPRPAFSLFSSGSLFLVDKVSIGGADIYVLQSEGLLVMLRNRLLPILSIVVLGVFGFSFVLSFSLNAHISKALSELLKGFESIKKGSFSRVKLNSNDELGEIASELNNTMGFIEKTLDRLKNSNELLRKVSKEAQQASKMKSEFLANMSHEMRTPMNAILGFAELLMNEETNLEKMKYLKTIYRSGEHLLSLINDVLDLSKIEAARFDLMISPYSPSKLVKELTETYLPMAYSKGLHFANSITERVPEYVNGDEFRMRQVLTNLISNGLKFTEKGYVSILLDYDGKHLIYVVQDTGFGVSRDEIDKIFEPFIQADGTMSRKFGGTGLGLAITKKIIELMGGTIRFESKVGEGSKVTVRIPSQVSTEIPKQKEKTEIPASGKVIVASENEDFLIIVGSMLGRNGVRFEPVTNLANLSRAARELGASLVIVDTPKNASEALTALDGIDEAAIIVITDASKDEVQFGDRADEIIQKPVKEDEFLSKVGNYFELKPKSTSDKYKILLTEDNEANQLLIKEVLEKAGYSVDLAGNGKEAVEKIRRNNYNLVLMDIQMPVMDGYEATKKVREEGYKIPIVALTAHTMQGDEEKTIEAGCDGFLGKPVKQYDLLEVVRYHLGVYGKNGNRRTDGFSKPGTAKHSSDSISFFAKDMGLSMEEATAMFVEYGKHIDKTIANIQSALEKKDMGFISREGHSLKGSGRMYGVEEISEIGFVIEAAAKNYDEQGVADNLLRLRKVYRRFWE
- a CDS encoding glycerophosphodiester phosphodiesterase family protein, which encodes MLVLAHRGMGKGRYENTLKSFEESLSFGAHGIELDVRLTKDGAVILNHDPDLKRTMGLDVKLSETTLTELDKMDLIGFDSITTLETVYKELPEETFIDVEIKAVEAVPQVIKIIKRFDAVERTMFSSFHHDCLLAFTQEFVGKPMIAPIIDKEILQVGGEEYLAGVIKKYKPYSVNLNKDLFEYLGVEKGLSMLLKVREGGTRISLWTLNDPNLLHKVRGVCDFLITDCSDKMMEVV